From the Lysinibacillus fusiformis genome, the window GAGGAGACCCTGGAGCGAACGGAAGTGAGTGAAGCGGCTCATCGGACGCCCCCTGGAAAGGACGCTGGCGGAACGGAAATCAACCCCTTCATCTTGCTAAAATATCTTTTTCTGCTAGTGACATGATCTTTTTTCAACAACATGAAAAGGGTAACCATATTTATGGCTACCCTTTTACATTAATGCGTTTCAGGTTCGAATGTTTTACAGTCTGTTTCTTCACTGTTGGAAGCATGTTGTCCCTTTTGGCTGACAACATAAATTTTTTCGGCTGTGCATTTGTTACCAGAATCCCAAAATGTGCAGTTATTGACTTCACAAAGAATTTCTTGTGCCATTGTCTCACACCTCCTCTTTGTTATCTTTAACAAATTCGAGGTAATCAATACGTAATTCAAAAAAGTCATCTCACGATTTAGTTAGTGCTGTCTGATTTACTCCATACTAAAGTCTAGATTAGTTGGATGATTCGATAAATGTTCTTGTGTAAGCATATTTGTAGAGGGTACCTTGTCGTCAACCTCCTCAAATCGAAAACCATCTGCCCATACCTTACCCGAACCAATTAATAACACACCAAAATAAATGGAGTCACCTTCTTCAGGTACGTCTAAGACAATAGAATAGTGATTCCATTCAGTAGAACCTGTCACAGAACGCTGATTCATATTATCAAATTGAATGGTATCACCCGTACCATTGTCAATACGCATCCATGCACCACACTTTGTAGCGTCTGCCGTCTTTAAATAGCATGACATTTTCAAGCGCTTTCCTTTATAGTTAGTTGCCTGAAAGCCCTGCATCATCGTACCGAATTGCCCCTGATTTGCTGATGCAGTTGTGGAATACAATACGCCTGAACGCTTCCCTGAATGAAACACCTTGTCATCTGTATGAAATTTATATAATTCTGGATTCGCTCCACTCAACATCCAACCTTTAACCTGTTCAACTGTTTCCATGTAATTTTCCTCCTCCAACATATTTAGTGATTGCATCAATTTTCGGTACTTCCCTGGTGGTACAGCATAAACTTCTTTAAAGGCTCTTGTAAAAGCTTCTTGTGATTGAAACTGAAGTGTAAATGCAATCTTTAATATCGATTCATTAGAGTACATCAAATAACTCGCAGCCATGGCTAGCCGGCGTATACGAATGTATTCACCAATCGTAACTCCCGTTTCTTGCTTAAAAATACGACTTAGATGGTACTTCGAATAGCCAGCAGTATTAGGAAGACATTCAAGTGAAATTTGTTCCATCAATTGCTCCTCGATATAGGCAATAGTTCTTTGTGTTGCCTGACTATACTCCATGTTACTCACCTCATCTTTATCATACTGGAGAAAGAAACAGATTTTTTGATGGAGGTTGCTAAATTTAACTCAATCAATTATTTTTGTTGGTGTTGCTTCCTGCACAACAATGAGACCATCATAAGCTTCCTCAGGCGTCATTTTAATGGTATACAGCATTTGTGTCAGCTTATACCATGGACGAAAATCATCCCCAATATTGCCCATTCTTTGCTTTTTGGAAAGAATATTCGCCAGCTCCTTCGATTGTTTGGCAGCTTCAAAATCCACATAAAAGATGTTGCTATCGATGTCACTAAAGGCATCCACTAAAGCATTATGATGCTCAATCGTGTATTCCTTTCGTTCACCAGACCCATTTTGTGCTTGGAATGTATTTTTCACAAAGTCTGTGCCAATTGCAAAATATTGATCTTTAAAATGCTCGTTTAAATATTGTCCCATTGATTGATAGCCTGCCATCGAAGCAGAAGTTTTCTCAATATGACCATTATGAGCAGACATTAATACTTTATTGTGACCTTGTGTTGCTTCGTACTCAACAATCCATCGTAAATTTTCAGCTAAATATTGATCCCGTAAATTCATGTAGTTACCATCATTTAAAAATAATTGTGTACGCTGTTTCATAATTTGTGCGTATTGTGCAGCAAAGGAGAAGTCATCCTTTGATGATTTTTTCTCATATATCGCTTTGTTTGATTGTAAATCGTTAATTATTGTATCAATCGTTCTATCCAGCTCTTTTAGCTGACTATTTGATAAATCTCTCATCGTTTTATTGGAAATATGCTCTAGCTCAGTCGTGAATTTCTGCGCATTGTCAGCATGTACCTTGGCGTAATAATCAAGCAACCCTTTTTTGCTGTAATCATAGCGTTGCATATCATTGCCATAAAAATAAATTTTATCTTGTTCATCGACTGTCTGATTATAGTCATGCATCCATTGCACAAACTCTACCATTTGTTCAGTTTTGTAGATGCCATAGTCTAACGCTTTTATAGCTTCCTCTGCTGTTCCAGCACCCTTTGTGATAAATTGATTAATCTGCTGGGCTCCACCAAAATCTCCTTCTAAGACAAAGACATGGACATTTTCATTTTTAATCATCGTCTCAAACAAATCTTTTTTTAACGTTTGAAATTCGATATTGCCATGTGTGGCTTCCCCAAATCCAATAATTTTCACATCGTCAGGAATATTGATTTCTTTTATTTTACTAGTATATTGCGAGGCATCTTTTACAACCTCACCTTCTCCACATCCTGCTAAAGCTACTAGCAGTACAGATGCAGTTAAAAATTGTAAGCTTCGTATCAACATTCTCATATCAATTCTCCTTTAAGGTGTTAAATGGCTTTGCGTTGGAAATAGTAATAACCTCCAAGGAAAAACAGGATGAATCCACCCCCTACAACTGTTAACAATTGCTCCCACGGCACAAAAAACACATCATCTGTTTTGCCACCTATATACATCATTGAAAACGGTTGAGCCCACGGATAATATGGACCAACACGTTCAGAATTCACCGCTAAAATAGAAGGTAACGTAAATATAACATTAACAGCAAACGGTGCAGCAAAGCTTTTAAACATAATGGACATCCATAATTGCAAGGCTACTAATGGTAATGTCGCTACCCAGCCTCCTACTATGCTTTTCCAAACAATTTCTATAGGAAAGGGATCTGTGTAACCCTTTACCATCCCAACAGCAAAGACAGAGCCTAAATACAATATCTGCATCGCCAAAACAAGCAGCATAACCAACACGTATTTGGCTACAAATACTTTCCCCCTTGTTACAGGCAGTGCTAAAAGCTGCTTCCATCCACCCGACTGATGTTCATACCTGCAAATGAGACTGGTAAAAACACCTGAAATAAGAGGTAAAAATAATAGAGCGTATGTTAAATTCATCGAAAACAGAGAAATATACCATTCATTGATTTCAATCCCCTGTATGTTGTCCTCTAAATTAGCTGATAGACCAATGAAAAGCCCGATCATGGGTCCTGCCAAAATAATCGGTACCATTTTTGATTTACGTAACTTAAACCACTCAGCTTGAAGTAAAGCAATCATTATTTCACGTCCCTTCTTGTAAAATCAATCATGCCGATTACATAGAGTAAAATACCAATTCCTACGCCTAATAAGACATTGATTATCGGCTCATTCCAATGGTTCATCAATGATGGCCATTTCCATATCATCCAATCAGGTAGAACATAGGAAGAATAGGCAAAAATCACCCCGAAAATGCCCACAGTTATAGGGATTCCTTGATTATGACTTACACTCGCAATCCACAATTGAAGAGCCAAGATAGGCAATGCTGCAAAAGCAGGGAAATAACTAAATTTAGCTAGCTCCATGTAAGGTACGGTATCACCTAATTTTAAAAACAGCCCAAAGCTCAACGTAAAAAGCATTAATAGCGTTGAAGCCAAAAATAGTAAGATAGCTAACAGCGTAAATTTCGACAAATACACGATTAATTTGGAAACAGGTAATGCGATGAGCTGCTTCCAAGCATTGGTTTCATTTTCAATGCTCGCCATGAATGATGTGAGAATGACAATGCCCAAGACAAGGGCAAGTGGTGTAAATGAATGCACGTTTAGTATGAAATAGCCCCAATCATCCTCACTTTGCTGTAAGAGATAATCCTTTCTTACTCCATAATTGACCATTTGCAGAGCAACCACGCCTAAAGGACCGATGAGCGTTAGAAGCCATAATCCTTTGCGCTTGATTTTTAAGAAATCAGCAGTTAACAGCTTTCCCATCATATCCCCTGCTCTCCCATCGTCATTTGCAGGAATATATCCTCCAATGAACGTTTCTCTTCCTCCACTCGGAATACTGATATACCTTCCTGAACAAGAACTTGGACAATATGGGCAACCTTTTCATCTGAGCATTCTTCTAAGAAAATCACACCATCTTGATAGTCTGCCTTAATGCCATTTGCCAATAAGGAACGCCATCCTTTTTCGCCATTGTTCACTTTAAAGGTAACCTTTGGTTGGGCAAATCGGCGCATCGCCTCAATAGAATCTTGAAAAATCAATTTGCCTTTAGAAACAATTCCTACTTGTGTAGCCATTTGATCAATCTCTGATAATAAATGGCTGGAAATAATAATGGTCATGCCATATTCCTCTGGTAATCTTTTAATTAAATTACGAATTTCTATAATCCCTGAAGGATCGAGACCATTCGTTGGTTCATCTAAAATAAGTAATTCAGGATGATGTAGTAAAGAAGCTGCAATACCAAGACGTTGCTTCATTCCTAGAGAAAAACCTTTTACCTTTTTGTTGGCAGCTTCCTTCAAACGAACAATTTCCAGAACTTCATCGATTCGAGATTTCGGTACACCTAGTATTTTTCTTAGTGCCTCCAGATTCTCATATGCCGTCAAGTGCGGATAATAGGAAGGGTTTTCTACTAATGAACCAACCTTCGCTAATATTTGGATGCGTTCCTTGGTAATATTCTTTTGAAAGATTTTAATTGTTCCCGAAGATGGCTTCATTAAACCAAGAAGCA encodes:
- a CDS encoding DUF1540 domain-containing protein; this encodes MAQEILCEVNNCTFWDSGNKCTAEKIYVVSQKGQHASNSEETDCKTFEPETH
- a CDS encoding helix-turn-helix transcriptional regulator; the protein is MEYSQATQRTIAYIEEQLMEQISLECLPNTAGYSKYHLSRIFKQETGVTIGEYIRIRRLAMAASYLMYSNESILKIAFTLQFQSQEAFTRAFKEVYAVPPGKYRKLMQSLNMLEEENYMETVEQVKGWMLSGANPELYKFHTDDKVFHSGKRSGVLYSTTASANQGQFGTMMQGFQATNYKGKRLKMSCYLKTADATKCGAWMRIDNGTGDTIQFDNMNQRSVTGSTEWNHYSIVLDVPEEGDSIYFGVLLIGSGKVWADGFRFEEVDDKVPSTNMLTQEHLSNHPTNLDFSME
- a CDS encoding erythromycin esterase family protein; amino-acid sequence: MLIRSLQFLTASVLLVALAGCGEGEVVKDASQYTSKIKEINIPDDVKIIGFGEATHGNIEFQTLKKDLFETMIKNENVHVFVLEGDFGGAQQINQFITKGAGTAEEAIKALDYGIYKTEQMVEFVQWMHDYNQTVDEQDKIYFYGNDMQRYDYSKKGLLDYYAKVHADNAQKFTTELEHISNKTMRDLSNSQLKELDRTIDTIINDLQSNKAIYEKKSSKDDFSFAAQYAQIMKQRTQLFLNDGNYMNLRDQYLAENLRWIVEYEATQGHNKVLMSAHNGHIEKTSASMAGYQSMGQYLNEHFKDQYFAIGTDFVKNTFQAQNGSGERKEYTIEHHNALVDAFSDIDSNIFYVDFEAAKQSKELANILSKKQRMGNIGDDFRPWYKLTQMLYTIKMTPEEAYDGLIVVQEATPTKIID
- a CDS encoding ABC transporter permease, producing the protein MIALLQAEWFKLRKSKMVPIILAGPMIGLFIGLSANLEDNIQGIEINEWYISLFSMNLTYALLFLPLISGVFTSLICRYEHQSGGWKQLLALPVTRGKVFVAKYVLVMLLVLAMQILYLGSVFAVGMVKGYTDPFPIEIVWKSIVGGWVATLPLVALQLWMSIMFKSFAAPFAVNVIFTLPSILAVNSERVGPYYPWAQPFSMMYIGGKTDDVFFVPWEQLLTVVGGGFILFFLGGYYYFQRKAI
- a CDS encoding ABC transporter permease, whose translation is MMGKLLTADFLKIKRKGLWLLTLIGPLGVVALQMVNYGVRKDYLLQQSEDDWGYFILNVHSFTPLALVLGIVILTSFMASIENETNAWKQLIALPVSKLIVYLSKFTLLAILLFLASTLLMLFTLSFGLFLKLGDTVPYMELAKFSYFPAFAALPILALQLWIASVSHNQGIPITVGIFGVIFAYSSYVLPDWMIWKWPSLMNHWNEPIINVLLGVGIGILLYVIGMIDFTRRDVK
- a CDS encoding ABC transporter ATP-binding protein encodes the protein MEYIVQTQNLSKSFGKEQAVSNLNLQIRKGEIYGFLGPNGAGKTTTIRMLLGLMKPSSGTIKIFQKNITKERIQILAKVGSLVENPSYYPHLTAYENLEALRKILGVPKSRIDEVLEIVRLKEAANKKVKGFSLGMKQRLGIAASLLHHPELLILDEPTNGLDPSGIIEIRNLIKRLPEEYGMTIIISSHLLSEIDQMATQVGIVSKGKLIFQDSIEAMRRFAQPKVTFKVNNGEKGWRSLLANGIKADYQDGVIFLEECSDEKVAHIVQVLVQEGISVFRVEEEKRSLEDIFLQMTMGEQGI